A part of Loxodonta africana isolate mLoxAfr1 chromosome 11, mLoxAfr1.hap2, whole genome shotgun sequence genomic DNA contains:
- the LOC111749641 gene encoding uncharacterized protein LOC111749641 yields MTEVCTGPQAVQRGPAATPAAAVTVTAPAAVTITAPAPAAAAAAAVATSAAVIITAAAAAAVTATTAAAAATSAAVTIAAAAATAIAAGAAVTAAAAATSAAVITAAAALAAAAVTATTAAAVTIAAAAATATTAAVAAAATSAAVITAAAAAATTAAVAIAAAASAAVTIAAAATSYAVTITAAAANTATVTISAATAAAATTVTITAAAATTTVTATITAAAAATTVTVTITAAAATTVTVTITAAAATTVTVTITAAAATTVTVTITAAAATTVTVTITAATSAALTITATATSAAATAATSATVTITAAAATSGAVTNIATAATTTTAAATTTTAAVLSLLLLLLSLLLLLLLMLLLPLLLLMLLLQRVLLLLLLPLLRVSGRRREIRSWVI; encoded by the exons GACCTGCTGCTactcctgctgctgctgttacTGTTACTGCGCCTGCTGCTGTTACTATtactgctcctgctcctgctgctgctgctgctgctgccgttgCTACTTCTGCTGCTGTTATTATTACTGCTGCTGCTGCGGCTGCTGTTActgctactactgctgctgctgctgctacttctGCTGCTGTTActattgctgctgctgctgctactgctatTGCTGCTGGGGCTGCtgttactgctgctgctgctgctacttctGCTGCTGTtattactgctgctgctgctcttgctgctgctgctgttactgctactactgctgctgctgttaccattgctgctgctgctgccactgctactactgctgctgttgctgctgctgctacttctGCTGCTGTtattactgctgctgctgctgctgctactactgctgctgttgctattgctgctgctgcttctgctgctgttactattgctgctgctgctacttctTATGCTGTTACtattactgctgctgctgctaataCTGCTACTGTTACTATTAgtgctgctactgctgctgctgctactactgTTACtattactgctgctgctgctactactactgtTACTGCTACtattactgctgctgctgctgctactactgTTACTGTTACtattactgctgctgctgctactactgTTACTGTTACtattactgctgctgctgctactactgTTACTGTTACtattactgctgctgctgctactactgTTACTGTTACtattactgctgctgctgctactactgTTACTGTTACTATTACTGCTGCTACTTCTGCTGCTCTTACTATTACTGCTACTGCTACTTCcgctgctgctactgctgctacTTCTGCTACTGTTACtattactgctgctgctgctactagtGGTGCTGTTACTAATATTGCTACTGCGGCTactactactactgctgctgctactactactactgctgctgTGCTATcattgctgctgctgctactctcactactactgctgctgctgctaatgCTGTTACTACCTCTACTGCTGCTAATGCTGTTGCTGCAACGAGTGCTGCTGCTACTCCTTCTACCATTACTTAGGGTATCAGGAAGACGGAGAGAGATACG CTCCTGGGTGATCTGA